Proteins encoded by one window of Akkermansia muciniphila ATCC BAA-835:
- the tsaE gene encoding tRNA (adenosine(37)-N6)-threonylcarbamoyltransferase complex ATPase subunit type 1 TsaE, producing the protein MSEWHKIFRNGPVLTHSPEEMRELGRQIGKILMPGEILGVVGELGAGKTHLTQGIMEGLGSSEAAASPTFSLVHEHADGRLPACHFDFYRLKDESELTGIGWEEYLDGETVLIVEWANLFPEALPEETSWLLLEHEGSCLRRVSLAPAE; encoded by the coding sequence ATGAGCGAATGGCATAAAATTTTTAGAAACGGCCCCGTTTTGACTCATTCCCCGGAGGAAATGAGGGAGCTGGGGAGGCAAATAGGTAAAATTTTAATGCCCGGCGAAATTCTGGGCGTGGTGGGTGAGCTGGGGGCCGGAAAGACGCACCTGACCCAGGGCATTATGGAGGGGCTGGGGAGTTCCGAGGCGGCTGCCAGCCCGACATTTTCCCTGGTGCATGAGCATGCTGACGGACGCCTGCCGGCATGCCATTTTGATTTTTACCGGCTGAAGGATGAGTCCGAGCTGACCGGCATAGGGTGGGAAGAGTATCTGGACGGAGAGACTGTGCTCATTGTCGAATGGGCCAACCTGTTTCCGGAAGCGCTGCCGGAAGAAACCTCATGGCTGCTGCTGGAACATGAAGGAAGCTGCCTGCGCCGCGTATCTCTGGCTCCTGCGGAATAA
- a CDS encoding alpha/beta hydrolase, translating into MNLLRILKTGTWKIPCALLLAGVLALACVQCSVRSLVYLPPQPKDKTAYLEKRAAWEPHRRTFHHNGAKLSGWLIEKKGQPLLVYYGGNAMDISMMLPYLDRFPHAKLLVNYRGYGLSTGSPTEQDIMGDSLAILDSVLKETGRTPDDVILVGQSLGSGVATQVASVRHVKKLVLLVPFDSLLETARGLFPYLPVRLLLPDHFRSDLAAPKVACPVSILAAGADEVIPPHHAKRLRDCFSVPVSYQEFPGAMHNTIWLSPGFDKAFSQSIGY; encoded by the coding sequence ATGAATCTTCTGAGGATACTGAAAACGGGAACATGGAAAATCCCGTGCGCACTTCTGCTTGCCGGGGTTCTGGCTCTGGCATGCGTCCAGTGTTCCGTCCGTTCCCTAGTGTACCTGCCGCCCCAACCCAAGGACAAAACCGCGTATCTGGAAAAACGTGCCGCCTGGGAACCGCATCGGCGCACCTTCCACCATAATGGGGCCAAACTCAGCGGATGGCTTATTGAAAAAAAGGGGCAGCCCCTCCTAGTATATTACGGAGGGAACGCCATGGATATTTCCATGATGCTTCCCTACCTGGACCGTTTTCCCCATGCCAAACTCCTGGTCAATTACCGCGGGTACGGGCTCAGCACCGGCTCTCCTACGGAACAGGATATCATGGGAGACTCCCTGGCTATCCTTGACTCCGTGCTGAAGGAAACCGGAAGAACGCCGGACGACGTCATCCTGGTCGGGCAAAGCCTCGGTTCCGGAGTCGCTACCCAGGTAGCCTCCGTCAGACACGTGAAAAAACTGGTGCTGCTGGTCCCTTTTGACAGCCTTCTGGAAACTGCCCGCGGTCTCTTCCCATACCTGCCCGTCAGGCTTCTCCTTCCGGACCACTTCCGGTCAGACCTGGCCGCGCCCAAAGTCGCCTGCCCTGTCAGCATCCTGGCTGCGGGAGCGGATGAAGTCATTCCTCCGCACCACGCCAAACGGCTCCGGGACTGTTTCTCCGTACCGGTCAGTTACCAGGAATTCCCCGGAGCCATGCATAATACCATCTGGCTCAGCCCCGGCTTTGATAAAGCGTTTTCTCAAAGCATCGGGTACTGA
- a CDS encoding NPCBM/NEW2 domain-containing protein, whose translation MAGLFPAQSQGEEKAAQSGTIAVKVPASSLLMTRQETGETRLDRSFSNAGLSIGGKKYATGIGTHATSMIPLPVPENPKVLRLEGACGIDDGADGDGSVEFRVMSGSEVLWSSGVMRRGMAAKKFSIPVAENGIRHLYLMADRVDNNSYDHADWVDLAWKTTGSGQGMKGAVVNASEFGMVPGVRKDQGPALRAAVSALRRQGGGVLNIPRGIYHFYPEGALNMSFHISNHDQPLIHPVCVPLADLRNVRVEGNGSLFLFHGKVVPLLVMDSENVSINRLSVDYERSWCTEARVVKTDDRFTEVEIDKKAYPYEIRNNRFVFQGKGWEEGMGSCMAFEKGTGHIIANTSDIGWNGHVEPLGGSRLRLSWNLRQKGIKPGDTLVLRNYNRPHPGCVVYRARKTSLNDVSLHQSSGMALLVQRSEDFHMKGGGVMVRKGTGRVHTAGADATHFSNTRGGIVVEKALFEGMMDDAINVHSTCLGVMEVVDSHTLKCKYMHRQAVGFEVFLPGEKIRFINGPTLEPGGTATVKTAVKKNSAEMVITVEEPLPSSVRAGDAVENADFYPSVVFRNNIVRNNRARGSLFTTPERVLVEGNLFDHSSGSAILLAGDAQGWYESGACHEVVIRKNTFINNLTSRYQFTNAIISIYPEVKQLDRQRDYYHRNVLIENNVFKTFDVPLLFAISTDNLKFINNKVIYNDEFKGWGQKPFQFRRCANILIKDNKVLPPRTWTLEDCKLENTPSDQVRFGG comes from the coding sequence TTGGCGGGATTATTCCCGGCACAGTCCCAGGGCGAGGAAAAAGCTGCCCAATCCGGAACCATAGCCGTAAAAGTTCCTGCCTCCAGCCTGCTGATGACTCGCCAGGAGACGGGGGAAACCCGGTTGGACCGGTCTTTCAGTAATGCGGGGTTGAGCATAGGCGGCAAAAAATATGCCACGGGAATCGGTACGCACGCTACGTCCATGATTCCCCTGCCCGTTCCGGAAAACCCGAAAGTTTTGAGGCTGGAAGGTGCATGCGGAATTGATGACGGTGCGGATGGAGACGGAAGCGTGGAATTCCGCGTGATGAGCGGGTCCGAGGTTTTATGGAGTTCCGGCGTGATGAGGAGGGGGATGGCCGCGAAGAAGTTTTCCATTCCGGTGGCGGAAAACGGCATACGGCATCTTTACCTGATGGCCGACCGGGTGGACAATAATTCTTACGACCATGCGGACTGGGTAGATCTGGCCTGGAAGACGACAGGAAGTGGGCAGGGGATGAAGGGAGCTGTGGTGAATGCCTCTGAATTCGGCATGGTTCCCGGCGTCAGAAAAGATCAGGGGCCGGCGCTGCGGGCTGCCGTTTCCGCTCTCCGGAGGCAGGGCGGGGGCGTTTTGAACATCCCCAGAGGCATTTACCATTTTTATCCGGAGGGGGCTTTGAACATGAGTTTCCATATTTCCAACCATGACCAGCCGCTGATTCATCCGGTGTGTGTGCCTCTGGCCGATTTGCGGAATGTCCGCGTGGAGGGCAATGGTTCCCTGTTTCTTTTTCACGGCAAGGTGGTTCCCCTCCTGGTGATGGACAGCGAAAATGTCAGCATCAACCGTTTATCCGTGGATTACGAACGGTCCTGGTGCACGGAGGCGCGCGTCGTGAAGACGGATGACCGGTTCACGGAAGTGGAAATAGACAAAAAGGCCTACCCTTACGAAATCCGGAACAACAGGTTCGTTTTCCAGGGGAAAGGCTGGGAAGAAGGAATGGGAAGCTGCATGGCCTTTGAGAAAGGGACGGGACATATTATCGCCAATACATCGGACATCGGCTGGAACGGGCATGTGGAGCCGCTGGGCGGGAGCCGTCTCCGTCTGTCCTGGAACCTCAGGCAGAAGGGAATCAAGCCGGGGGATACGCTGGTTCTTCGGAATTATAACCGCCCCCATCCGGGATGCGTGGTGTACCGGGCTCGGAAAACATCACTGAATGACGTATCTCTGCACCAGAGCTCAGGCATGGCCCTGCTGGTCCAGCGATCGGAGGACTTTCATATGAAAGGCGGCGGAGTCATGGTCAGGAAAGGCACAGGGCGCGTACACACCGCCGGAGCGGACGCAACCCATTTTTCCAATACCCGGGGCGGAATCGTGGTGGAGAAAGCCCTGTTCGAAGGGATGATGGATGATGCCATCAATGTTCATTCCACCTGCCTGGGCGTGATGGAAGTAGTGGACAGCCATACCCTGAAGTGCAAATACATGCATCGGCAGGCGGTGGGGTTTGAGGTGTTTCTTCCCGGTGAAAAAATCCGTTTCATCAACGGTCCTACGCTGGAACCCGGCGGAACGGCCACTGTGAAGACGGCAGTGAAAAAGAATTCCGCGGAGATGGTGATTACGGTGGAAGAGCCGCTCCCCTCCTCCGTCAGGGCCGGGGATGCCGTGGAGAATGCGGATTTTTACCCTTCCGTGGTTTTCCGCAACAATATCGTCCGCAACAACCGTGCCAGAGGATCTCTTTTTACAACGCCGGAGAGAGTGCTGGTGGAGGGCAATTTGTTTGACCATTCCTCCGGCTCCGCCATTCTATTGGCAGGGGATGCCCAGGGGTGGTATGAAAGCGGCGCCTGCCATGAAGTGGTGATCCGCAAAAATACATTCATTAACAACCTGACCTCGCGTTACCAGTTTACGAATGCCATCATTTCCATTTACCCGGAAGTCAAGCAGCTGGACAGGCAGAGGGATTACTATCATCGCAATGTGCTGATAGAAAATAATGTTTTCAAGACGTTCGATGTGCCGCTGCTGTTCGCCATTTCCACGGACAACCTCAAGTTCATCAATAATAAGGTCATTTACAATGACGAGTTTAAGGGATGGGGGCAGAAACCTTTCCAATTCAGAAGATGCGCCAATATTCTGATTAAAGATAACAAGGTGCTGCCTCCCCGCACATGGACCCTTGAGGACTGCAAGCTGGAAAATACCCCATCAGATCAGGTCCGCTTTGGTGGATAA
- a CDS encoding Fur family transcriptional regulator yields the protein MNPKTDSKQAVRTASTLPVISGLRLTKQRQEVYQVLLEQRDHPTANEVYQRVRKKLPSISLATVYNCLEALVNHGLVNQVNFERSSSRFCPNLVEHGHFQDTRTGRIYDITIKEGVELKEFINLPDDVCVEEAQITLRGSITTPQG from the coding sequence ATGAATCCCAAAACAGATTCCAAGCAGGCCGTCCGCACTGCCTCTACCCTGCCGGTCATTTCCGGGTTGAGGCTTACCAAGCAAAGGCAGGAAGTTTATCAGGTTCTTCTGGAACAAAGGGATCATCCAACAGCCAATGAAGTTTACCAGCGGGTACGCAAAAAACTCCCCAGCATCTCCCTGGCCACCGTTTATAACTGCCTGGAGGCGCTGGTGAACCACGGCCTGGTCAATCAGGTCAACTTTGAACGCAGTTCTTCCCGTTTCTGTCCCAATCTCGTTGAGCACGGACACTTCCAGGACACCCGGACCGGACGCATTTACGACATCACCATCAAGGAAGGCGTGGAACTGAAGGAATTCATCAACTTGCCCGACGACGTGTGCGTGGAAGAAGCCCAAATCACCCTGAGGGGTTCCATCACCACGCCGCAGGGCTAA
- the sufC gene encoding Fe-S cluster assembly ATPase SufC: protein MSLVIKNLHANVQGTEILKGINLEIPKGEVHAIMGPNGSGKSTLSKVLCGHPDYEVTEGEAWLDGQNLLDMSIDERSRAGLFLAFQYPMEVPGVSNANFLRAAMQARMPHGEELDAVTFYKTLYAKMDQLGMARKFTSRAVNEGFSGGEKKRNEVLQMLLLDPLYAILDETDSGLDIDALRIVSEGVNSMRSPFRSFLVITHYKRLLDYIRPDVVHVLADGRIVRTGGGELVDELESRGYEFLKETETAEKA from the coding sequence ATGAGTCTGGTCATTAAAAATTTGCACGCCAACGTGCAAGGCACGGAAATACTTAAAGGCATCAATCTGGAAATTCCCAAGGGAGAGGTGCATGCAATCATGGGGCCCAACGGCTCCGGGAAAAGTACTTTATCCAAAGTTCTTTGCGGACATCCGGACTATGAGGTAACGGAGGGAGAAGCCTGGCTGGACGGACAGAACCTGCTGGACATGAGCATTGACGAACGCAGCAGGGCGGGACTCTTCCTGGCATTCCAGTACCCCATGGAAGTTCCCGGCGTTTCCAACGCCAACTTCCTTCGTGCGGCCATGCAGGCCCGCATGCCCCATGGGGAGGAACTGGATGCGGTCACCTTCTACAAAACGCTCTATGCAAAAATGGACCAGCTCGGCATGGCCCGCAAATTCACGTCACGCGCCGTTAACGAAGGTTTCTCCGGGGGAGAGAAAAAGCGCAATGAAGTGCTGCAAATGCTTCTCCTGGATCCCCTCTATGCCATTCTGGACGAAACGGATTCCGGCCTGGACATAGATGCCCTCCGCATTGTCTCGGAAGGAGTCAACTCCATGCGTTCCCCTTTCCGGAGCTTCCTGGTCATCACCCACTACAAACGCCTGCTGGACTACATCAGGCCGGATGTGGTCCATGTACTGGCTGACGGGCGGATTGTCCGGACCGGAGGCGGAGAACTGGTGGACGAACTGGAAAGCAGGGGATACGAGTTCCTGAAAGAAACGGAAACAGCGGAAAAGGCATAA
- a CDS encoding 3-deoxy-D-manno-octulosonic acid transferase, whose amino-acid sequence MKAFLFSFCYNILYTVGWLVTLPSYLLKQKRRGGFGTGLLERFGLYRVSYNREPKGVLYVHAVSVGEVVLALKFLRAWLRERGGSAVLATSTATGHATAVSAQIPGVRVIYAPFDLLGLPGRCFDRFEPEAIVLVEAELWPNFARAAKVRGIPMAMINARMSARSESRYRAFKWISKYYFSFLDAMGVQDKGDVRRFESVGVRSSIIHVTGSIKFDQQMAERREANAEFASILDKLKRGKPVVLAASTHDGEEVLIAEAARKAGGFPLIVPRHAERRHAVVRELEAQGWQCVLRTDGEIPETLKDHVCYIADTTGELRDWTALADVAVIGKSFLADGGQNPAEAVACGVPVLTGPHMENFDALVQLLEGVDGIARCDENRLADVLKEMLDNPLLAHAQSSRAQVALKAHFGATARTIRMICIMLKIPV is encoded by the coding sequence ATGAAAGCCTTCCTGTTTTCCTTCTGTTACAATATCCTGTATACCGTCGGGTGGCTGGTAACGCTGCCTTCCTATCTGCTTAAGCAGAAGAGGAGAGGCGGATTCGGCACGGGGCTTCTGGAGCGTTTCGGGCTGTACCGGGTCTCCTATAACCGGGAGCCGAAAGGGGTGTTGTATGTGCATGCCGTGAGCGTGGGTGAAGTGGTGCTGGCTCTCAAGTTTCTCCGGGCGTGGCTCCGGGAACGCGGAGGTTCCGCCGTGCTGGCTACCAGTACGGCTACGGGGCATGCTACGGCAGTGAGTGCGCAGATTCCCGGCGTGCGCGTGATTTATGCCCCCTTTGACCTTCTGGGGCTGCCGGGGAGGTGTTTTGACCGTTTTGAACCGGAGGCCATTGTCCTGGTGGAGGCCGAGTTGTGGCCGAATTTTGCCCGTGCAGCCAAGGTGCGCGGCATACCCATGGCGATGATTAATGCCCGTATGTCCGCCAGGTCCGAGAGCCGCTACCGCGCATTTAAATGGATTTCAAAGTATTATTTTTCCTTCCTTGACGCAATGGGCGTACAGGACAAGGGGGATGTCCGGAGGTTTGAATCCGTGGGCGTGCGTTCCTCCATCATCCACGTGACGGGAAGCATCAAATTTGACCAGCAAATGGCGGAGCGCAGGGAGGCTAATGCGGAGTTTGCCTCCATTTTGGACAAACTGAAACGCGGCAAGCCTGTAGTGCTGGCCGCCAGCACGCATGACGGGGAGGAAGTTCTGATCGCAGAAGCGGCGCGCAAGGCGGGAGGCTTCCCCCTGATCGTGCCCAGGCATGCGGAACGCCGCCATGCCGTGGTGCGGGAACTGGAGGCCCAGGGCTGGCAGTGCGTGCTGCGGACTGATGGCGAGATTCCGGAAACCCTGAAGGATCATGTTTGTTACATCGCGGATACGACGGGGGAATTGAGGGACTGGACCGCGCTGGCGGATGTAGCCGTGATCGGAAAAAGCTTTTTGGCGGACGGTGGACAGAATCCGGCTGAAGCCGTCGCCTGTGGCGTGCCCGTGCTGACGGGGCCCCATATGGAAAATTTCGATGCACTGGTCCAGCTGCTTGAAGGAGTGGACGGAATTGCCAGGTGTGATGAAAACCGCCTGGCGGACGTGCTCAAGGAGATGCTGGACAACCCCCTGCTGGCTCATGCCCAGTCTTCCCGCGCCCAGGTGGCGTTGAAGGCCCATTTCGGCGCTACGGCCCGGACCATTCGCATGATCTGCATCATGCTCAAGATTCCTGTTTGA
- the sufB gene encoding Fe-S cluster assembly protein SufB: MSDTPDMSENGNTQNLFDFDRSKGNFSFPERHKFDAGYGLTEATIDYICDVKDDPEWVRQFRKNALAVFESKPMPTHWASPDIKKIDFSQIRYYLSDGERPKRSWDDVPEDVKRTFERLGVPEQERQFLAGVEAQYDSESAYSNMKEELRSQGVIFVNSTEGLKHHEDVFRPWFGKVIPTGDNKFSALNSAVFSGGSFIYVPKGVKLKHPLQAYFRINSENFGQFERTLIIADEGAELMYMEGCTAPQFETSTLHSAVVELVALKGAKIQYVTVQNWSSNVFNMVTKRGLAMEDAEIRWIDCNIGSGLTMKYPAVVLKGRRARGEVISIALANTGQHQDTGAKMIHAADDTTSNIVSKSISIGEGRASYRGQVIMGKGLKGCRNNTECDALLLAANSRTDTYPAITVKGDGGTVQHEASVSQVSEEMLFYMQQRGIPKAAAMSLAVNGFINDLVQEFPMEYSVELRRLIDLEMEDSIG; encoded by the coding sequence ATGAGCGATACACCTGACATGTCAGAGAACGGGAACACACAGAACCTGTTTGACTTCGACCGGAGCAAGGGAAACTTCTCCTTCCCGGAACGCCATAAATTTGATGCCGGATACGGCCTGACGGAGGCCACTATTGACTACATCTGCGACGTCAAGGACGACCCGGAATGGGTGCGCCAGTTCCGCAAAAACGCGCTTGCCGTTTTTGAAAGCAAGCCCATGCCCACCCACTGGGCTTCTCCGGATATTAAAAAAATAGACTTCTCCCAAATCCGCTACTACCTCTCCGACGGAGAACGGCCCAAACGAAGCTGGGACGACGTGCCGGAGGATGTAAAGCGCACCTTCGAACGCCTGGGCGTTCCGGAACAGGAACGCCAGTTTCTGGCGGGCGTGGAAGCCCAGTACGACTCCGAATCCGCCTACTCCAACATGAAGGAGGAACTCCGCAGCCAGGGCGTCATCTTCGTCAACTCCACGGAAGGCCTGAAACACCATGAAGATGTCTTCCGCCCCTGGTTTGGAAAAGTCATTCCCACGGGAGACAACAAATTTTCCGCTCTGAACAGCGCAGTATTTTCCGGAGGTTCCTTCATTTACGTACCCAAAGGGGTTAAACTCAAACATCCTCTCCAGGCGTATTTCCGAATCAACTCGGAAAATTTCGGGCAGTTCGAACGAACTCTCATCATTGCGGATGAAGGTGCGGAACTCATGTACATGGAAGGATGCACGGCACCCCAGTTTGAAACTTCCACCCTCCACTCCGCCGTTGTGGAACTGGTCGCGCTCAAGGGCGCGAAAATTCAGTACGTCACCGTGCAAAACTGGTCCTCCAATGTCTTCAACATGGTCACCAAGCGCGGTCTTGCCATGGAAGATGCGGAAATCCGCTGGATAGACTGCAACATTGGTTCCGGCCTCACCATGAAATACCCGGCTGTGGTGCTCAAAGGCAGGCGCGCGCGGGGGGAAGTCATCTCCATCGCTCTGGCAAACACGGGCCAGCATCAAGATACGGGGGCCAAAATGATCCATGCGGCGGACGACACTACGTCCAACATCGTTTCCAAATCCATCAGCATCGGCGAAGGGCGCGCCAGCTACCGGGGCCAGGTAATCATGGGCAAAGGGCTTAAGGGGTGCAGGAACAACACGGAATGCGACGCCCTACTTCTGGCAGCCAACAGCCGTACGGACACCTACCCTGCCATCACGGTAAAAGGGGATGGAGGCACGGTGCAGCATGAGGCATCCGTCTCCCAGGTCTCTGAAGAAATGCTTTTTTACATGCAGCAGCGGGGCATCCCGAAAGCTGCGGCGATGTCTCTGGCCGTCAATGGATTCATTAACGACCTCGTTCAGGAATTCCCCATGGAATACTCTGTGGAGCTGCGCAGGCTCATTGATCTGGAAATGGAAGACAGCATCGGATAA
- a CDS encoding polyphosphate kinase 2 family protein, with protein MMDISSRLVKRCRKFIEPYRVTDGRGFKLSRYDPGDLGKLGKDSKKEAVDKLEKGIELLEQLQEVLYASESHALLVVLQAMDSAGKDGIVKHVMGGVNPQGCVVSSFKQPSTLERSHDFLWRCVARLPRRGMIGIFNRSYYEEVLSVRVHPEFLAGEGFNPSHAKSAFWEERFRSINNLERHLLANRTSIVKIFLNLSPEEQRKRLLARLDTPDKNWKFSEGDIHEREFWDQYQKAYEEMIRHTSSREAPWYVVPADNKWYSRLVCMCAIVEALAEMRLEYPKVSGELKEFFPKFREELERPLSRGGD; from the coding sequence ATGATGGATATTTCTTCCCGCCTGGTCAAAAGATGCAGGAAATTTATTGAACCGTACCGGGTGACGGACGGCAGGGGATTCAAGTTGTCCCGCTATGATCCCGGCGATCTCGGCAAGCTGGGCAAAGACAGCAAGAAAGAGGCTGTGGATAAGCTGGAAAAGGGCATCGAATTGCTGGAGCAGCTTCAGGAAGTATTGTATGCCAGCGAGTCTCATGCGCTGCTGGTGGTGCTGCAGGCGATGGACAGCGCGGGAAAGGATGGCATTGTGAAGCATGTGATGGGAGGCGTCAATCCGCAAGGGTGCGTAGTCAGCAGCTTCAAGCAGCCTTCCACGCTGGAACGGAGCCATGATTTCCTGTGGCGGTGCGTAGCACGCCTCCCCAGGCGGGGGATGATTGGCATTTTCAACCGTTCCTATTATGAAGAAGTCCTTAGCGTGCGCGTGCATCCGGAGTTTCTGGCCGGGGAGGGATTTAATCCCTCCCATGCCAAGAGTGCTTTCTGGGAGGAGAGGTTCAGGTCCATCAATAACCTGGAACGCCACCTGCTCGCCAACAGGACGAGCATTGTGAAAATATTCCTCAACCTTTCCCCAGAGGAACAGAGAAAGCGCCTTTTGGCACGGCTGGATACTCCGGACAAAAATTGGAAGTTTTCTGAAGGGGATATTCACGAACGCGAATTCTGGGACCAGTACCAGAAAGCGTATGAGGAGATGATACGCCATACTTCTTCCCGGGAGGCTCCATGGTATGTGGTGCCGGCGGACAACAAATGGTATTCCCGGCTTGTCTGCATGTGCGCCATTGTGGAGGCCCTGGCGGAGATGAGGCTGGAATATCCGAAGGTTTCCGGGGAATTGAAGGAGTTCTTTCCCAAATTCCGGGAGGAACTGGAACGCCCCCTGTCCAGGGGCGGGGATTAG
- the rplU gene encoding 50S ribosomal protein L21, with protein sequence MAYAIFKTGGKQYRVQTGDVIDVECINTLEEGAEASFDQVLMVENDGKVTVGTPMVEGATVSAKVVSQFRGKKIIAFKFKRRKGFHKKKGSRRAMTKLEITAINA encoded by the coding sequence ATGGCATACGCAATTTTCAAAACAGGTGGCAAGCAGTACCGCGTCCAGACGGGCGACGTGATCGACGTTGAATGCATCAATACCCTCGAAGAGGGGGCCGAAGCAAGCTTCGATCAGGTGCTTATGGTGGAAAATGACGGAAAAGTGACCGTCGGCACCCCCATGGTGGAAGGAGCTACGGTCTCCGCCAAGGTGGTCAGCCAGTTCCGCGGCAAAAAGATCATCGCTTTCAAATTTAAGCGCCGCAAGGGCTTCCACAAGAAAAAAGGTTCCCGCCGCGCCATGACGAAGCTGGAAATCACTGCTATCAACGCCTAA
- a CDS encoding RsmD family RNA methyltransferase: MRIISGKAGGITLSVPKGEVRPTTDRVREAVFSILNPLMDRADVLDLFAGSGAFGLEALSRGARDARMVDFSRLSCAAARANLVKTGLEGGTVIQGDAVQFVRRELLAGRKYDIIFADPPYCKGPADRDFIVELAEAGVAGLLKGGGVFIAEVQEGWGTGREGAAEIDGLNLVDTRRYGKNMLLFYQLPEK, translated from the coding sequence ATGCGTATCATCAGCGGAAAGGCCGGCGGCATAACCCTGTCTGTTCCCAAGGGGGAAGTTCGTCCCACGACAGACCGGGTCAGGGAAGCCGTTTTTTCCATCCTGAACCCGCTGATGGACCGGGCCGACGTGCTGGATTTATTTGCCGGGTCCGGCGCCTTCGGCCTGGAGGCCCTCAGCCGTGGGGCGAGAGACGCCCGCATGGTGGATTTTTCCCGTCTCTCCTGCGCGGCGGCCAGGGCTAATCTCGTCAAGACGGGCTTGGAAGGCGGAACTGTCATCCAGGGAGATGCCGTCCAGTTCGTGAGAAGGGAACTGCTGGCCGGCAGGAAGTACGATATTATTTTTGCAGATCCTCCTTATTGCAAGGGGCCGGCGGACCGCGACTTTATTGTTGAACTGGCGGAGGCCGGAGTTGCCGGACTTTTGAAGGGCGGTGGCGTGTTTATTGCGGAAGTGCAGGAGGGCTGGGGTACCGGAAGGGAAGGCGCCGCGGAAATTGACGGCCTGAATCTGGTGGATACCCGCCGGTACGGGAAAAATATGCTGCTGTTCTACCAATTGCCTGAGAAGTAA
- the rpmA gene encoding 50S ribosomal protein L27, translated as MAHKKGQGSVKNGRDSRSKRLGVKKFGGQEVIAGNIIIRQRGTKWHPGKGVGMGRDYTIFSLVDGRVFFDREGRRVNVAPEGSEAAN; from the coding sequence ATGGCTCACAAGAAAGGTCAAGGTTCTGTCAAGAACGGTCGCGACTCCCGCAGCAAGCGCCTCGGCGTTAAAAAATTCGGCGGACAGGAAGTGATCGCGGGCAACATCATCATCCGCCAGCGCGGCACCAAGTGGCACCCCGGCAAGGGCGTAGGCATGGGTCGTGACTACACCATCTTCTCCCTGGTGGACGGCCGCGTGTTCTTTGACCGCGAAGGCCGCCGCGTCAATGTGGCTCCGGAAGGATCTGAAGCCGCCAACTAA